From the Rhea pennata isolate bPtePen1 chromosome 1, bPtePen1.pri, whole genome shotgun sequence genome, the window TTCAACTCAGGTAGCTGCGTTGTCAGACATGCTAATGGGCCCAAAGCACAGATGATAGAATCTAGAAGTACTGATAAACTTCCTGAAACAGCCACCATTCCCTGGaagtaaagaaaggaaaaaaatggataggGACAAGTAGTGGAAATCACAGTCATTTCACAACTGTATTGATTCTCATGCAAGTAATATAGGTTCAAACTTGTGGTCATATAGTTTACTTTCATTATTTACACAATAGCAAAAGTACACCAAGCACTTCAATACAGAGACTGCTGGTTCAAAAAATTTAAGAGTTCAATAGGCAACAGGCATATGTAGGATAAAAGTAGggaataacagaaaacaaagtcagACACTTAATTCCATAATTTGTATAATGGAGATTTTTGCCACTTCCTGTCATCTATTGTGTTAGCTACATGTGCCCTAAACGGCAGTATCGCTGttgatagttttattttcaaagcctAAAGAAATGCTAAGGATGTAAAAAATGCTTTAGTGATTGATATACTTCCAGGAAAGGGAATTATTTGCATGCTTTTTTGTGAAAGAGGGGATTTTTACTCTAGAGCAGCTCCTCTGAAGAATTAAGTCATACCTGAAACACAATACaagcacatttattttactgttgataaaacaagcaaacaaagtAGGATAAGTTGATCACGTTAGCCACTAAATTCACTCGTATTTAGTATTTGAGCAAAATATGTGTTCTCCTTATAGCTAGGCCAAGTTATGAAAGTGAGcgtgtgtgagtgtgcacacgtgtgtgcacgTGTCTGTTTACATGAGTGTGCACACATCTGTATGTATGTAACCACTATCCTCTAAGAGTAGAAAACAATTAGGATACCACATCCATGTTACCAGGTAAGCTGAAACATTAGAAGCCTAAGCCTACCCAAAGCACTGGCAACAGGAAActgccagagagcaggagcatATGCAAAAAACCATCTTGGTAAAAGTTTTCTCTGATAGTTTTCTCAGAAGTCTTGACAGAATAACAGAAACTGGATCAGACACtggcaaagacagaaaaggaataCTAGATCCAAGATGAACATATAGtaagaaaagactgaagagTTTGTTGAGCTAAGAATTGCCCTTAAGGATCTAGAGCTGCAAGCCAAGGACCTGTCTGATATCTACTGTATACTGACAAACAAggctttttatttcactgaaaattaacagcaatacatcaaagaaacagaacacttcatctttctcttcctaGTACAAAAACAGTGGCTAATTTTTTAGGTAAATTACAATAATAACATATGGATTACATGAAATTACCGAGACATTACTGGTTCCAAACTCACCTCTGTTTCCTGCAGTCTGTGACCAATAAGGCTCAGAGATTCCCCCAGCAACTGTAGGTGCGCAGCTACATCAATAGGATCTGTCTCGGGGACTTTGGCCGGTGAGGCAGACACCACCACAGTGCTAGAGGGGGATTTCTTGAGAGGGGAAAGCACACCTGTTGGAGAAGCTGGAAACACACCAATTAAAACTCCATATTGTCTTCTCTCATTCTTGTACTTACAATTTATTTACATAGTAAAGTTCAATCCCAAAAGCAGCAGATGCTTATATAGTTCTGTGCATCTAGTCCTGCAGTCTTTGAAGTCAAAACTTCCCTTCTACATGTGCAGAGCATCTATTCCAGCTGAATACAGTTTTATAGGTTGGCCAGATTTGGTAAACAGCAATGCCAAAATAAGTACAACcacttttttctcttgcagcatACTAGTCCCACTCCAAGTTCcctgctgcctcttcctgtttTATGTTTCAATTCCTGAAGCACAAACAAATCCCTGTTCTTCTAATTAGAATTAGACAAGggagtttggggttttttttttgaaacaggcTGACATCATTCTTGGGTTTTGAGTAAAatataggttaaaaaaaatgccaggaCTTGTGAGAAAGCGGGTAGTAGTGCGAAGCAGGAAAGGACCTCTGTTCTTTATTTCACAGGTAGTCCTACTTCCCCTTTCCAAAAAAAGACTTGAGCAAACAAGGCATAAgaattaccttttatttttggtgCACCATCTGAAGATGATGCCTTCCTCTTTACAGTGGTGGCCTCTGCTTTATTCTGTTTGTGTTGCAGATACTGAGCTTTTTGTTTCCAGACCTGCAGTTATCACAGTATGAAAAAAGATATTCATAACATCAGGTAATTCTGTTACCTGATGCCAAAACTTGGAGGCAGAATGACTTTATGTAGATAATTGGTCGAGCAATGCCATGAGGATAAAAGAGATGCTTTTATAACCATAAAGACAAGGTTAcctatttttctgtactttaagaaaagaggaaacattttGTAAGGCATGGTGGCAATGCTGCCAGCGTGTTCTGACCTAAGCTCCTAGTTaaatcattttacaaaacaTCTCGCACAGACTTACCAGTTTATCCTTCTCAGGTAGCTGCTTCCACACTTCTGCTAGTTTTTTGCTCAGCTCTCCAAAATctggcagaagagaagaaaaatgtttaatatgtATGACATACTAAAATGAAGGAGAGAACTTATGAAATTTATGTGAATGTTGACAGAGGAATAATTGGCCCATGCATGTACATTTAGGAAACAACCTGTTCTACATCAAGGACTCTCTGTCTGCCTGAGAAATTATTTCCAGTGTGTTGTTTCATTACTGactaaaatgagaaaagctgATATAGGGAATATAAGACCATATGTACATACGGAAAAGTGATGAAATGAACCAGCAGAGACAGGCCTGCAAGTAAATGAAAGGGAGAactggcaattttttttatctagATTCACAGCTTGGTTGAAATATAATGAAATCAAATCATAAAATCAACTTCTAATCTCTTTGCtgtctctttttcaaaaaaaaaaaatgggtattCCTAACACTCCATCAAAATTAAGAGTTTGGTATGGCACAGAGAAGGTATGTCCTGATAGATAATCTGACAGATGTATAATCAACAGAAGACAAGGCTAGATTATTCTCTCACCTATCCCAGGATGTTCAGATACAATAGTTGTACGATATTCCTTACAGAATACTTGATATGCAGACATGTTCTTCTTCTTTGGCtagtcagaagaagaaaaggaaagaaagatttttaattacaatGATATCTACTTGAATTAATAACTAACAACAAAgattaattatattaatatattaacaataaataataattattaataaattgtCATTTATAGAAGTCGAAGAAAGATACTGTGCTTAGATAAGGAACCAAAAGAAGCAGTGTTTTAGATGTGCTGGCTGAATTTAGTAGTTATGAAAGCACAGGAACGAGCTAGAACTAGTCTTAACACAAGGCTTATCTTGCAACAACTCTATCAATGCATTTCACTTCTAACTCACAACTTGCTATTCTAAATCCACAATCAATATACAACTCTGCTAATATATCTcagttttaaaacttaaaattaaaaaaaaaatctgttatacTATCTGCAGTACCTATCGTAGTCCTGCCAAACGATTTCAGTCCTCATTCCACTGTTTCCTTCCATTCCTTTCATGCCTACAAAACATTTCATAGTGGCAGGAAAGTAGACAGTAGAAATATAGTGATAGCAGAGTCATAAGCAGCTGCCAAGCTGTGATCAGAGAAAATTTACCAAACAGAATAGAGTAGGGTTGAACAAACTTGGGCTACTTCTGCCCATTTCCTGACACAAAGCAGCTCTTGTCTTCATAGATAtacagaaactgtttttccaTATCTATACACTTACACAGCTAGAAGTATGTAATCTGGAAATCTCATTCATATGCTAGCTACAGTTTTTCCTACTCATACCCTTGGAAGTTAACCATGAAGACCTGATTTTGGAACTACAGGACAAAATCGAGAATGTGGTAGTCTGTAGAATTAGAACTTCAttttaatacaggaaaaaatggggAAGTATCTTCACACTTCAGGGTGGAGCTCGATGCCTTTTTACAGGAACTATCATGATGGACTAGATTAGTGCTAGGCTTGTCCAAACTCCTGTCTGGCAATAGCTACAATGAGTTACCTTTGAAAATGACATAGTTGTGGCATAATCTATACCAAGCTAATTAAGTATAATTTTTTCAAAGGACCTGTGTCACCTAAAGACTGTCCTATTCtacaaaaaataatgatttatattacttttgttagaaaaataaatcaaaatagcCAAAACATTTAAACCATTAATGCTGATATTGGTTACATATAACAGTTTTAATATAACATGGCTCTGTAATGGAAAAAGCACTTGacacaataaaattattttcacgacagtgaaaattagaaatacctttaaatagaagacaaaacaaagtAGGAAGAGGGTGTAGCCCTTACTAGGCCAGCTGTTACTGCTGAAAGAAATTAGACAAACTTTTCTGCACATATGCCCTAAAAATCTGTTTAACATTTTCAGTTCCAGCAGTTAGCCtaaaaaaaacatcatttctaTCATTAGACTGTCACACACCCTCCAAACTTTGTGGTTTCTGCAAgctactgctttgaaaaattagaTTCTGAAATAATGGTAATGAATTCCTTGATGACTTCTGCAATATTAAGCACGTAATTTATCATTACTCAAGTTCAAAGTCTCAGGGTATCCCAATTTCTATCTTccctcttatttttccttaccttttctttttctctttccttttctttttccttctccctctccttttctttttccttctccctctccttttctttttccttctccttctccttttctttttccttctccctctccttttctttttccttctccctctccttttccttcttctccttctccttttctttttccttttccttctctttttccctttctttctccctctccttttctttctccctctccctctccttttctttctccctctccctctccttttctttctccctctccctctccttttctttctcccacttctcagctttttctttctccttgtcttcccttctcctcctcttctcacCCTGTCCATCTGAGTGAAAAACAGGAGGTGGTGGAGGAAGAACATAAGGAGTAGTGGTAGGGGGTGGTGGTGATACTGTTGCTTCTGTTACTGCCACGGGGTGTCCAGAACTCCTTTTAGATTTAGagtgctttttctctctgtgtttctccttgtctttttttttcttgcttttttttgacttcttcttcttcttgatTTCCCGGTAGGAGTCATCTATCACTAGCTCTCCAGCCTCTAACTCCCCACCAGAAGATGAACCAGATTCTGGTGGTGCTTCCAGATCATATTCACTCCCATGGCCCTCTGAAATAAGGGAGGTGTCAGCAACATTCCCCTCGGAAGGTGGATGTGGGTCTGGAGGTGGCTTGTGCTTCTTCCGGGTTGACCTCAGGAAGCTCGGCAGTTCATGACCCACAAGGAATGTGCCTTGCTCATCTCGAGCTGACTTCTTTGAAGATTTCTTTGCAGCAGCTGATGGTGAAGAGTAGGGGAAAGACTCACCATCTGCTGcactgcttcctttctcctttggcGAAAGGATGAGCTTCATTTTCAAGCCATCAGGTTCACGGAGAGTAAATGTCTCTGTGTTCACATAGagaggtttcatttttttagatTTGTGGTAGCTGCCATCATCCAGTGAATGCTCCCCACTGCTTCCACTTAACTTCTTCTTGTGGTGctcctttttgctttcagaatggCCACAGGAAGAATGAGATGATGATTTTTCAGAGGTTTTCTTTGAAGACTTTGAACTAGTGGCCAAAGGTGAGGTGATAGCTTTGAGTAGATCCATGGTTGTATCAGCAGAGGGTGGGCTggaaactgcttttttcttcttctttgatGGTAGATCCAAAGGCGAAAGATCTAAAAAAGATCAACAGAAATGTACATCAACATGACTCCTTTAAAAACAGCACTACACTAGCTTAAGAATGGAAGAGAGAATCCTGCAATAGTTATGATTATAGCTAACTGATCTGCATCCTGGCTTAAGGACAAGATCTCTGAAACTTATTACCACCTCAGTGCATTCTTGCTGATACAATTCAAACAATTTACGGAGGAAAGACAGACGAAGCAAGTTCCTGAAGTTTTGTCTGATTCAATTTTCTATCATGAAATAGCATATTTTGATGAGAATATACCTTTTTGAATCTGAAATATTACATCTCAAGTGCAAGGTTTTCTTGTTACTTTTAGTCAAGGAGACACCAATGAATTGAAAACATGaactttttcattctgaaaacagatttttgataaaatttcaatttgtaaaaatattccAAAGACATGGCTTTCTTTTTGCATTAGGGCAAAAATAACTCTTAAACCTTTTAAGCCATTATGAACTGAATTGTCATTTTCTGGTCAATTTATTACCTATGAGAATAATGTCTTTGTATTTAACCTGAACCTAAACGCATTCCTCTTATGCCTTGAAACATTGTATTTCtacaacttcagaaaaatatgtacTATCTGCAAGTTAAATCACAGCTTGTAATACAGcatgtaaagaaagaaatacaaaagccaaaagaaaaggggggatGGAAGCTGTTTATTCCCTCAAATGAAGCTCTCCAACTAATGAAgctaaaatctgaaatatcagTCCTTATCTTTTGCTATCTGGTGCAGTATTCTGATCAGTCTCTGATCGCTTGTTCTAAAACAGGTTGGTATACTTTCCCTCCTAAAAGTGCTAACCACAAAACTTGATGCTGGTTGATGAGCCCTCTTTCCTTAAGGTCATGACTAGTTagctccttcccctgcctgATCACCATCTTACCTCTGTAGCTGAACTCATCGGAGGAGTGCTTTCGCTTCTTTTTGTGAGGTTCTGTCCCCAGAAAGACAAGCTTGCTGTCCTAAAATAAGAGTAGAGAAATTGCTCAACAAACAAGAGGGAAATTGTAAGAGATTCACATGGACTACTGccatagaaaataaattgtaagAGTTATCAGAGTTACTGGTTCTAATGCCAAGGAACCCTAGTCATGGACCAGGATCCTTATTCTAGATGCTATGTAATGAGAGGAAACATTCTTTGTCCCCAGAAGCCCAAAGTGTAGGTATAAGGCAAGAAACAATAAGCAACA encodes:
- the HMGXB4 gene encoding HMG domain-containing protein 4 isoform X2, producing the protein MDLLKAITSPLATSSKSSKKTSEKSSSHSSCGHSESKKEHHKKKLSGSSGEHSLDDGSYHKSKKMKPLYVNTETFTLREPDGLKMKLILSPKEKGSSAADGESFPYSSPSAAAKKSSKKSARDEQGTFLVGHELPSFLRSTRKKHKPPPDPHPPSEGNVADTSLISEGHGSEYDLEAPPESGSSSGGELEAGELVIDDSYREIKKKKKSKKSKKKKDKEKHREKKHSKSKRSSGHPVAVTEATVSPPPPTTTPYVLPPPPPVFHSDGQGEKRRRREDKEKEKAEKWEKEKEREREKEKEREREKEKEREREKEKEREKEREKEKEKEKEKEKEKKEKEREKEKEKEREKEKEKEKEKEKEKEREKEKEKEREKEKEKEREKEKPKKKNMSAYQVFCKEYRTTIVSEHPGIDFGELSKKLAEVWKQLPEKDKLVWKQKAQYLQHKQNKAEATTVKRKASSSDGAPKIKASPTGVLSPLKKSPSSTVVVSASPAKVPETDPIDVAAHLQLLGESLSLIGHRLQETEGMVAVSGSLSVLLDSIICALGPLACLTTQLPELNGCPKQVLSNTLDNIAYIMPGL
- the HMGXB4 gene encoding HMG domain-containing protein 4 isoform X1; its protein translation is MAYDDSRKKEVFLESDRSVDDVGLAAGRKQRERKHEDLLQEEEIAAQDSKLVFLGTEPHKKKRKHSSDEFSYRDLSPLDLPSKKKKKAVSSPPSADTTMDLLKAITSPLATSSKSSKKTSEKSSSHSSCGHSESKKEHHKKKLSGSSGEHSLDDGSYHKSKKMKPLYVNTETFTLREPDGLKMKLILSPKEKGSSAADGESFPYSSPSAAAKKSSKKSARDEQGTFLVGHELPSFLRSTRKKHKPPPDPHPPSEGNVADTSLISEGHGSEYDLEAPPESGSSSGGELEAGELVIDDSYREIKKKKKSKKSKKKKDKEKHREKKHSKSKRSSGHPVAVTEATVSPPPPTTTPYVLPPPPPVFHSDGQGEKRRRREDKEKEKAEKWEKEKEREREKEKEREREKEKEREREKEKEREKEREKEKEKEKEKEKEKKEKEREKEKEKEREKEKEKEKEKEKEKEREKEKEKEREKEKEKEREKEKPKKKNMSAYQVFCKEYRTTIVSEHPGIDFGELSKKLAEVWKQLPEKDKLVWKQKAQYLQHKQNKAEATTVKRKASSSDGAPKIKASPTGVLSPLKKSPSSTVVVSASPAKVPETDPIDVAAHLQLLGESLSLIGHRLQETEGMVAVSGSLSVLLDSIICALGPLACLTTQLPELNGCPKQVLSNTLDNIAYIMPGL